Proteins encoded in a region of the Macaca mulatta isolate MMU2019108-1 chromosome X, T2T-MMU8v2.0, whole genome shotgun sequence genome:
- the EFNB1 gene encoding ephrin-B1 isoform X2 produces MVAPGRAGESGRPRAHRRAEWRFLSGKGLVIYPKIGDKLDIICPRAEAGRPYEYYKLYLVRREQADTCSTVLDPNVLVTCNRPEQEIRFTIKFQEFSPNYMGLEFKKHHDYYITSTSNGSLEGLENREGGVCRTRTMKIVMKVGQDPNAVTPEQLTTSRPSKEADNTVKMATQAPGSQGSPGDSYSKHETVNQEEKSGPGASGGSSGDPDGFFNSKVALFAAVGAGCVIFLLIIIFLTVLLLKLRKRHRKHTQQRAAALSLSTLASPKGGSGTAGTEPSDIIIPLRTTENNYCPHYEKVSGDYGHPVYIVQEMPPQSPANIYYKV; encoded by the exons GTTCCTGAGTGGGAAGGGCTTGGTGATCTATCCGAAAATTGGAGACAAGCTGGACATCATCTGCCCCCGAGCAGAAGCAGGGCGGCCCTATGAGTACTACAAGCTGTACCTGGTGCGGCGTGAGCAGGCGGATACCTGTAGCACAGTGCTCGACCCCAACGTGTTGGTCACCTGCAATAGGCCAGAGCAGGAAATACGCTTTACCATCAAGTTCCAGGAGTTCAGCCCCAACTACATGGGTCTGGAGTTCAAGAAGCACCATGATTACTACATTACCT CAACATCCAATGGAAGCCTGGAGGGGCTGGAAAACCGGGAGGGGGGTGTGTGCCGCACACGCACCATGAAGATCGTCATGAAGGTTGGCCAAG ATCCTAATGCTGTGACGCCTGAGCAGCTGACTACCAGCAGGCCCAGCAAGGAGGCAGACAATACTGTCAAGATGGCCACACAGGCCCCTGGTAGTCAGGGCTCCCCGGGTGACTCTTATAGCAAGCATG AGACTGTGAACCAGGAAGAGAAGAGTGGCCCAGGTGCAAGTGGGGGCAGCAGCGGGGACCCTGATGGCTTCTTCAACTCAAAGGTGGCATTGTTTGCGGCTGTCGGTGCCGGTTGCGTCATCTTCCTGCTCATCATCATCTTCCTGACGGTCCTACTACTGAAGCTACGCAAGCGGCACCGCAAGCACACGCAGCAGCGGGCGGCTGCCCTCTCGCTCAGTACCCTGGCCAGTCCCAAGGGGGGCAGTGGCACAGCGGGCACCGAGCCCAGCGACATCATCATTCCCTTACGGACTACAGAGAACAACTACTGCCCCCACTATGAGAAGGTGAGTGGGGACTACGGGCACCCCGTCTACATCGTCCAGGAGATGCCGCCCCAGAGCCCGGCGAACATCTACTACAAGGTCTGA